The stretch of DNA CAGAGATTGTGGCGCAGGCTGGAAGAGTTGGGGCTGTAACGATTGCGACAAACATGGCGGGCCGTGGTACGGATATCATTCTTGGTGGTAATCCGGAGTTTCTTGGGAGGGAAATCATAAAAAGAAGATTCAAGATTGAAGCTAATGAAGCGGAGCCGAATCAGTTCGAAGAGGCAATGCTTGAATCCAAATCGATTTGCGACGAAGAAAAGAAAAAGGTGATTGAGCTCGGTGGTCTTCACATAGTTGGTACCGAGCGGCATGAAGCAAGAAGAATCGACAATCAGCTGAGGGGTAGATCCGGTAGACAGGGGGATCCTGGTTCTTCTCGTTTTTATGTTTCACTTGAAGACGATTTAATGAGGATTTTTGCTTCTGATCGAATCTCACGGATCATGGACAAGCTGGGGTGGAATGAGGGTGAACCTATCGAGCACAAGATGATATCGAAGTCCATTGAGAATGCTCAGAAAAGGGTTGAATCCAGAAACTTTGACATCAGGAAGCATTTGCTTGAGTACGACGATGTTTTAAACACTCAGAGAGATGTGATTTATACAAAGCGAAGGGACATACTAGGTGGAGAGAATCTAAAAGATAATCTGTTTAATATGGCAGATGAACTCCATGAAAACATCGTTATGTCTAATTTGCCTGAAAGCCTGAAATCAGACGGAGTGGATTTTAATGAACTCGATGAATCTATCTACAGGATCTTCAACGTACATGTAGATTTTTCCCGATATACTCAGAATGGAGCAAAGCGATCGGACATCATTGAATACATAAGGGACAGTGTCCATGGTTACTATGATGAAAAGGAGAATCAGGTTGGTTCGGAAACGCTCAGGCAAATCGAAAAATATATAATGCTCCAGACGATTGATTACTTATGGAAGGATCATCTTTTAAGCATGGATCATCTGAGAGAGGGCATTGGGCTTAGGGGGTATGCCCAAAAAGATCCACTCTATGAATATAAGAAAGAAGGATTTGAGATGTTTTCTGGTATGCTTTACCGCTGTAACGAAGACGTTTGCGAAAAGCTTTTCAGGGTGCAGCCTATAAGTGATGTAGATATGGAGCGTCTTGAGCGAAGGAGGAGGATCGAGCAGCAAAGGCAAATGGTTTTGGGAAGGGGAGAGGGGGAAGAAAGGAAAAAACCCGTAAAGCGCGAGAAAAAGGTGGGAAGAAACGATCCGTGTCCGTGCGGGAGCGGTAAGAAATACAAGAAATGTCATGGCAGGTCATAGCTTAGTGATTGATTCTGAACTTTCAGGGCTTTCGGAAAAGATTCGAAGACTCGAAAAGAATATCCAGCAGGTGATAAAGGGAAAACCCGAAGTAATAAAAACTGCGATAGTAGCACTAATTTCACGTGGGCACTTATTGATCGAGGACGTCCCGGGCGTTGGAAAGACAACATTAGCACAGGCGCTCGCTAATTCTGTTGACCTTTCTTTTAAAAGGCTACAATTTACCAGTGATCTGCTGCCTACCGATATTCTCGGTGTTTCAATATTTGATCAAAAAACTGGCGAGTTTAACTTTAAGCATGGGCCAATTTTCGCTAATGTAGTTTTCGTGGATGAGATAAACAGGGCCACACCAAAAACGCAAAGCGCATTACTAGAGGCGATGAATGAATCTGTCGTTACAATCGATGGGCATGGCTACAGGCTTCCTGATCCCTTTATGGTCGTTGCTACGCAGAATCCATTTGAATATAAAGGCACTTTTCCTCTTCCGGAAAACCAGCTCGATAGATTCCTTATGAGGATAAGAATTGGATATCCCGACTATGACAGTGAAAAGGAAATTCTTATCAAATTTAATTCTCTCGGTTTCTTGAACAGCATTAAGCCTGTTTTAACAAAGGAGGAGTTACTGCAGCTTCAAAGTATGACACAACGTGTAAGTATCGACGAATCACTCCTGGATTATCTATTGTGTATAGTCAAAGAGACGAGAAACCAGAAATATTTCGAGTTAGGAGTTAGTCCCAGAGGAGCGATTGCGCTTAAATTAGCTGCACAGTCCAGAGCTCTTCTTGATGGCCGAGCTTTCTGCATCCCTGACGATATAAAGGAAATGGTGCTACCTGTTCTTTCGCACAGGGTTGTTTTGAAATACGAACATTTACCCGAGAAAAACAGGCAAGAGGACTTACTTAATGAAGTTCTTGAAAGGGTGAACGTGCCAATTTAAAGAATTAAGGTATCATTACTTTATAGATTAATTAATCGAGGGCTAACACTAATGAATTCAAAACATCTGGGCTATATTTATTCGGGGAAAATTCCCTTTTATTATCTAGTATTACTTTTCTTTTTCATTCTCTTACTCTTTTCTGTAGTGGCTGTGCTGGGATTTTTTATCGCATTGGCAGTTGGGGTTGTCTCAATAGGTGTGATGCTTGTTCGTCGTTTAGCACATTCGAAGAAGATTAGATCCAAGAGGTTAGAGGATGACGGTCGAACAATCATATTGAGTGAAGACGAGTACAAGGTTATTGACAAGAAAAATTGATTATTGCTGGATAGGTCACTAGTCCCCTCGACTAAGCCTGTCGTGAGCTCTGTCGAACGGCTCGTGACATTAAATAAACCCTAAGAGAATAATAAATCCGTTCACCCTGAGTAGTGAGCCCTGAGTTTGTCGAAGGGTCGAACTATCGAAGGGTGTACTTTTTCAAATTCGAAGAAAAACATTTCATATACTA from Thermodesulfobacteriota bacterium encodes:
- a CDS encoding MoxR family ATPase: MAGHSLVIDSELSGLSEKIRRLEKNIQQVIKGKPEVIKTAIVALISRGHLLIEDVPGVGKTTLAQALANSVDLSFKRLQFTSDLLPTDILGVSIFDQKTGEFNFKHGPIFANVVFVDEINRATPKTQSALLEAMNESVVTIDGHGYRLPDPFMVVATQNPFEYKGTFPLPENQLDRFLMRIRIGYPDYDSEKEILIKFNSLGFLNSIKPVLTKEELLQLQSMTQRVSIDESLLDYLLCIVKETRNQKYFELGVSPRGAIALKLAAQSRALLDGRAFCIPDDIKEMVLPVLSHRVVLKYEHLPEKNRQEDLLNEVLERVNVPI